A region from the Citrobacter koseri ATCC BAA-895 genome encodes:
- the gorA gene encoding glutathione-disulfide reductase, producing MTKHYDYIAIGGGSGGIASINRAAMYGQKCALIEAKELGGTCVNVGCVPKKVMWHAAQIREAIHMYGPDYGFDTTINAFNWDTLIASRTAYIDRIHTSYDNVLGKNNVDVIKGFARFVDARTLEVNGETITADHILIATGGRPSHPSIPGTEYGIDSDGFFALPALPERVAVVGAGYIAVELAGVINGLGAQTHLFVRKHVPLRSFDPMITETLVEVMNTEGPTLHTHAIPKAVVKNADGSLTLQLEDGRSETVDCLIWAIGREPATDNVNLAATGVKTNEKGYIVVDKFQNTSVEGIYAVGDNTGAVELTPVAVAAGRRLSERLFNNKPNEHLDYSNIPTVVFSHPPIGTVGLTEPQAREQYGDDQVKVYKSSFTAMYTAVTSHRQPCRMKLVCVGEDEKIVGIHGIGFGMDEMLQGFAVALKMGATKKDFDNTVAIHPTAAEEFVTMR from the coding sequence ATGACCAAACACTATGATTACATCGCGATCGGCGGCGGAAGCGGCGGTATTGCCTCGATTAACCGTGCCGCTATGTACGGTCAGAAATGTGCGTTGATTGAAGCCAAAGAGCTGGGCGGCACCTGCGTCAACGTCGGTTGCGTCCCTAAAAAAGTGATGTGGCATGCCGCGCAGATTCGCGAAGCGATCCATATGTACGGCCCGGACTACGGCTTTGACACCACCATCAACGCGTTCAACTGGGACACGCTGATTGCCAGCCGCACGGCCTATATCGACCGTATTCACACCTCGTACGACAACGTGCTGGGTAAAAATAACGTGGATGTGATCAAAGGATTCGCCCGCTTCGTGGATGCCAGAACCCTTGAAGTGAATGGGGAAACGATCACCGCCGATCACATTCTGATCGCCACCGGCGGTCGCCCGAGCCATCCGTCCATTCCGGGTACGGAATACGGTATCGACTCCGACGGTTTCTTTGCGCTGCCTGCGCTGCCGGAGCGCGTTGCGGTGGTCGGCGCGGGTTACATCGCCGTAGAACTGGCTGGCGTGATTAACGGCCTGGGCGCCCAAACGCACCTGTTCGTGCGTAAACACGTGCCGCTGCGCAGCTTTGACCCGATGATCACCGAAACGCTGGTTGAAGTGATGAACACGGAAGGCCCGACGCTTCACACCCACGCGATCCCGAAAGCGGTGGTGAAAAACGCCGACGGCAGCCTGACCCTGCAACTGGAAGACGGTCGCAGCGAAACGGTGGATTGCCTGATTTGGGCGATTGGCCGCGAACCGGCAACCGACAACGTTAACCTTGCCGCCACCGGCGTGAAAACCAACGAAAAAGGGTACATCGTCGTCGATAAATTCCAGAATACCAGCGTGGAAGGTATTTATGCGGTGGGCGATAACACCGGAGCGGTTGAGCTGACGCCAGTCGCCGTGGCGGCGGGTCGTCGTCTCTCCGAACGTTTGTTCAACAACAAGCCGAACGAGCATCTGGACTACAGCAATATTCCGACCGTGGTCTTTAGCCACCCGCCGATTGGCACCGTGGGCCTGACCGAACCGCAAGCGCGCGAACAGTACGGCGACGACCAGGTGAAAGTGTACAAATCATCGTTCACAGCCATGTACACTGCGGTGACGTCTCACCGTCAGCCCTGCCGAATGAAGCTGGTGTGCGTCGGCGAAGACGAGAAGATTGTCGGTATTCACGGCATCGGCTTCGGGATGGATGAAATGTTGCAGGGCTTCGCGGTCGCGCTGAAAATGGGCGCCACCAAGAAAGACTTCGACAACACCGTGGCGATTCACCCAACGGCGGCGGAAGAGTTCGTGACAATGCGTTAA
- a CDS encoding cytochrome-c peroxidase — protein sequence MKIITRLTAIAIAGIAICYLGLSGYVWYHDNQRSKEADVQASTLEDNNKILGFLREKGCDYCHTPSAELPFYSSFPVAKQLMNYDIQLGYKSFNLEAVRAALVADKPVTQSDLNKIEWVMQYETMPPTRYTALHWAGKVSDTEREEILGWIAKQRERYYASADTAAAHRNEPVQPVPEKLPVDDQKVALGFTLYHDARLSGDSTISCAHCHALNAGGVDGRKTSIGVGGAVGPINAPTVFNSIFNVEQFWDGRAPTLQAQAGGPPLNPIEMASKSWDEIIGKLDKDPVLKQQFTAIYPQGFSGETITDAIAEFEKTLITPNSPFDKWLRGDENALTAQQKHGYELFKENKCAACHGGIILGGRSFEPLGLKKDFNFGEITAADIGRMNVTNEVRDKLRQKVPGLRNVALTAPYFHRGDVPTLDGAVKLMLRYQVGKEIPQKDIDDIVAFLESLNGVYTPYMQGK from the coding sequence ATGAAAATCATTACCCGTCTTACCGCGATAGCCATAGCAGGCATTGCGATTTGTTATTTAGGATTATCTGGTTACGTCTGGTATCACGATAATCAACGTAGTAAAGAAGCTGATGTGCAAGCCTCAACGCTGGAAGACAATAATAAAATCCTGGGTTTTTTGCGGGAAAAGGGATGCGATTATTGTCATACCCCCTCTGCTGAACTGCCTTTTTATTCCTCTTTTCCCGTTGCTAAGCAGTTGATGAATTATGACATTCAACTGGGCTATAAATCTTTCAACCTTGAAGCAGTACGCGCCGCGTTGGTCGCGGATAAACCCGTCACGCAAAGCGATCTGAATAAGATTGAATGGGTGATGCAGTACGAAACAATGCCGCCAACGCGCTATACCGCGCTGCACTGGGCCGGTAAGGTCAGTGATACGGAGCGGGAGGAGATTCTCGGCTGGATCGCTAAACAGCGCGAACGTTACTACGCCAGCGCGGATACGGCGGCGGCGCACCGTAATGAGCCGGTTCAGCCTGTCCCCGAAAAACTGCCGGTTGACGATCAAAAAGTCGCACTGGGTTTTACCCTCTACCACGATGCCCGTTTATCGGGTGACAGCACCATCTCCTGCGCGCATTGCCATGCGCTGAACGCGGGCGGCGTGGACGGCAGGAAAACCTCCATCGGCGTGGGCGGCGCGGTAGGGCCAATCAACGCGCCAACGGTGTTCAACTCGATCTTTAACGTTGAGCAATTCTGGGATGGTCGCGCACCGACGTTGCAGGCGCAGGCTGGCGGGCCGCCGTTAAACCCGATTGAAATGGCCTCTAAATCCTGGGATGAAATTATTGGGAAACTCGATAAAGACCCGGTGCTAAAACAGCAGTTCACGGCGATATATCCGCAAGGCTTCAGCGGAGAAACGATTACGGATGCCATTGCCGAGTTTGAGAAGACGCTGATTACGCCAAATTCGCCTTTCGATAAGTGGTTACGAGGGGATGAAAATGCGCTGACGGCGCAGCAGAAACATGGCTATGAGCTGTTCAAAGAGAATAAATGCGCGGCCTGTCACGGCGGTATTATTCTCGGTGGGCGTTCCTTCGAGCCGTTGGGTCTGAAGAAAGACTTTAATTTCGGCGAAATTACCGCTGCGGACATTGGACGTATGAACGTCACCAATGAAGTTCGCGATAAATTGCGTCAGAAAGTGCCAGGATTACGTAACGTTGCGCTGACCGCGCCGTATTTCCACCGTGGAGATGTGCCAACCCTCGACGGAGCGGTGAAACTGATGTTGCGTTATCAGGTGGGGAAAGAGATTCCGCAGAAAGACATTGATGATATTGTCGCGTTCCTGGAAAGCCTGAACGGGGTGTATACGCCGTATATGCAAGGAAAATAA
- a CDS encoding 23S rRNA (adenine(2030)-N(6))-methyltransferase RlmJ yields MLSYRHSFHAGNHADVLKHTVQSLIIESLKEKEKPFLYLDTHAGAGRYQLSGEHAERTGEYMEGIARIWQQDDLPAELEPYIGVVEHFNRNGQLRYYPGSPLIARQLLREQDSLQLTELHSSDFPLLRSEFQKDSRARVERADGYMQLKSKLPPVSRRGLILIDPPYEMKTDYQAVVSGISEGYKRFATGTYALWYPVVLRQQIKRMIHDLEDTGIRKILQIELAVRPDSDQRGMTASGMIVINPPWKLEQQMNNVLPWLHSKLVPAGTGHASVSWIVPE; encoded by the coding sequence ATGCTCAGTTATCGCCACAGCTTTCACGCTGGCAACCACGCCGACGTCCTCAAACACACTGTTCAGAGCCTGATTATCGAGTCGCTCAAAGAGAAAGAGAAACCGTTTCTTTATCTGGACACGCACGCTGGCGCTGGCCGTTATCAGCTGAGCGGCGAACACGCCGAGCGCACCGGTGAATATATGGAAGGAATCGCCCGCATCTGGCAGCAGGACGATTTACCAGCCGAGCTGGAGCCTTATATCGGCGTGGTAGAGCACTTTAACCGTAACGGGCAACTGCGTTACTACCCGGGTTCCCCGCTCATCGCCCGCCAGCTGCTGCGTGAGCAGGACAGCCTGCAACTGACGGAGCTGCATTCAAGCGATTTTCCGCTGCTGCGTTCTGAGTTTCAAAAAGACAGCCGCGCCCGCGTGGAGCGTGCCGACGGCTATATGCAGTTGAAGTCCAAACTGCCGCCGGTTTCGCGTCGCGGCCTGATCCTCATCGACCCGCCTTACGAAATGAAAACCGATTATCAGGCGGTCGTCAGCGGCATCAGCGAAGGGTATAAGCGCTTTGCTACCGGCACCTATGCGCTGTGGTATCCGGTGGTGTTACGCCAGCAAATTAAACGCATGATTCACGACCTGGAAGACACTGGAATCCGCAAAATCCTGCAAATTGAGCTGGCAGTACGCCCGGACAGCGACCAGCGGGGCATGACCGCCTCTGGCATGATCGTCATTAACCCGCCGTGGAAGCTGGAACAGCAGATGAACAACGTGCTGCCGTGGCTGCACAGCAAGCTGGTTCCAGCGGGCACCGGGCACGCTTCCGTCAGCTGGATCGTGCCAGAGTAA